A segment of the Streptomyces sp. L2 genome:
GACCCGGTTCGGCTTCTTCGTCGCCGGGGGGCCTGTTTCACGTGAAACAGGCCCCCCGGTCGCGTACGGTCGTCCGGCGTCTCAGAGTCGTAGCTTGAAGCCCTCGTGGGAGGCGGTGAAGCCGAGCCGCTCGTAGAAGCGGTGGGCGTCGGTGCGGGTCTTGTCGGACGTCAGCTGCACCATGCTGCAGCGGAGGTCGCGGGAGGTGTCGATGGCCCACTCGACGAGCCGGGTGCCCAGTCCGGTGCCGCGTTCGTCGGCGTGCACCCGGACGGCCTCGACGAGCGCGCGGGTCGCCCCCTTGCGGGAGAGCCCCGGGATGATCGTGAGCTGCAGGGTCCCGACGACGCGTCCCTCCCGGACGGCTACGACGAGATGCTGGTTCGCGTCCGCGTTCAGGCGTTCCAGCGCCGCCCTGTAGGGGCTCAGGTCCTCGGGTGACTCACGCTGGGCGCCCAGCGGATCGTCGGCGAGCAGGGCGACGATCGCCGGGAGGTCGTCCGCGGTCGCCCGCCGTATTTCAAGATCTCCCATGCCCGCACCCTACGCGGGCGTCTTCAGCGACTCCACGGCACGGACCAGGGGCGCCAGTTCGGGGTTCACGGCGGCCTCGTCCAGCGCCTCGCGCAGGGCGGCGTCATGGGTGGGCCGCGCCGTCTCCAGCAGCCGCCGTCCCGCGTCGGTGACGTCGGTGTAGATGCCGCGCCGGTCGGTGGGGCAGAGATAGCGCTCCAGCAGGTCACGGTCCTCCAGCCGGGTGACCAGCCGCGTGGTGGCGCTCTGGCTGAGGACGACCGCGTCGGCGACCTGCTTCATCTGGAGATGCCCGCCCTCGCCGGCGTGCTGCCGGCTGAGCACGTCGAGCAGCGAGTACTCACGCACGCTCAGGTCGTGCCGCGTCTGCAGGGCGCGCTCGATGTGCGTCTCGATCCTCCCGTGCAGGGCGGAGAGGGCACACCAGCCCTGAGCGAGAGCGGTGAGCGCGGGATCCGTCGCCGTCATTGGTCTTCCCCTCCGTCCTTGAGCTGCTGAGAACAGGGTAGGGCACTCCCGCAATAGCCTGCGGTTGCAAGTAGTCCGCGTGTGCAATTATTGTGTACGCGTTCAATGTGTTCCTGCAACCGTTTGGAAGGTGCCTTTCCCTATGCCGCTCGCGCTTCTGGCTCTCGCGATCGGGGCCTTCGGCATCGGTACGACCGAGTTCGTGATCATGGGTCTGCTGCCCGAGGTCGCCGGTGACTTCGGGGTCTCGATCCCCACGGCGGGCCTGCTCGTGACCGGATACGCCCTGG
Coding sequences within it:
- a CDS encoding GNAT family N-acetyltransferase, giving the protein MGDLEIRRATADDLPAIVALLADDPLGAQRESPEDLSPYRAALERLNADANQHLVVAVREGRVVGTLQLTIIPGLSRKGATRALVEAVRVHADERGTGLGTRLVEWAIDTSRDLRCSMVQLTSDKTRTDAHRFYERLGFTASHEGFKLRL
- a CDS encoding MarR family transcriptional regulator, with the translated sequence MTATDPALTALAQGWCALSALHGRIETHIERALQTRHDLSVREYSLLDVLSRQHAGEGGHLQMKQVADAVVLSQSATTRLVTRLEDRDLLERYLCPTDRRGIYTDVTDAGRRLLETARPTHDAALREALDEAAVNPELAPLVRAVESLKTPA